The Candidatus Binatia bacterium genomic interval GCATCTATCTCGTCGACTCGGGCGGCGCGTTCTTGCCGTTGCAGGCCGAGGTCTTTCCCGACCGCGACCACTTCGGACGCATCTTCTACAATCAAGCGCGCATGTCGGGCAAGCGCATCGCCCAGATCGCCGCGGTGATGGGCTCGTGCACGGCAGGCGGCGCCTACGTTCCGGCGATGAGCGACGAGACGGTGATCGTCAAGGGGCAGGGGACGATCTTTCTCGGCGGCCCGCCGCTGGTCAAAGCCGCGACCGGCGAAGAGGTGACGGCCGAGGAACTCGGCGGCGCGGACGTGCACACGCGCGTCTCCGGCGTCGCCGACCACTTCGCCAACGACGACCCGCAGGCGCTCGCGATCGTCCGCGAGATCGTCGCCAACCTCCATCTCGAGCTGCCGCGCCAGTGGGATCGCATCGAGCCGCAGCCGCCGAAGTACGATCCGCGCGACATTTACGGCATCATTCCCGCCGACAGCCGCATCGGGTACGACGTGCGCGAGATCGTCGCGCGTCTCGTAGACGGGTCGGAGTTTCACGAGTTCAAGTCGCGCTATGGAACGACGCTCGTCTGCGGCTTCGCGCGCATCGAAGGGCATCCGATCGGCATCCTCGCCAACAACGGCATCCTCTTCAGCGAGAGCGCGCTCAAGGGCGCGCACTTCATCGAGCTCTGCGCGCAGCGCGGCACGCCGCTGCTCTTCCTGCAGAACATCACCGGCTTCATGGTCGGCAAAGAGTATGAGAATCGCGGCATCGCAAAGGACGGCGCGAAGCTCGTCACCGCGGTCGCGTGCGCCGAGGTCCCGAAGTTCACCGTCGTCATCGGCGGCAGTTTCGGCGCGGGGAATTACGGCATGAACGGGCGCGCCTACGCGCCGCGCCAGTTATGGATGTGGCCGAACGCGCGAATCAGCGTGATGGGCGGCCCGCAGGCGGCGAGCGTGCTCTCGACCGTCAAAGGCGAGATGACCGCAGCCGAAAAGGCCGCCTTCGAGGCGCCGATCCTCGAGAAGTACGAACGCGAAGGCAGCCCGTACTACTCGACCGCGCGCCTCTGGGACGACGGCATCATCGACCCGCTCGACACTCGCCGCGTAATCGCAATCGGCCTCGACGCGGCCGCGCACGCGCCGCAGCCGCGCACGCACTTCGGCGTCTTCCGCATGTAGGCGGCGCGGCGTTAGTTCAGCTTGAAATAGAGCGGCGTCTCGACCCACTTGCCGTTCGCGTACCGCAACTCGGCCGTCGCGTGCGCTTTCGTCGGGCAGCACGCCGGTGCGTTCGCGCCGTAGTACGGGCCGGTCAGCTCGATCGAATCCCCGCCGCTTCCGCGCACGATCCTCGCGCTCAGATCGCAGAGGTTGCTCGCGAAGACCGTCCGCCCGACCGTTGCGCCCACCGTCGTTGCGAAGATGCTGACGGTCGCCATTCCGCAATCCGCGGCCATCTCGTGCGACTGCACGACGAGCTGCTCGACGCCGGAGTGCATGAGCGAGGCCGTGCCGACGATGCGCAGGTCTTGGATCGGGAACCACATCGCCGCGCCGTTCGCCTGCGCGACGCGCGAGAGCGGACCGCCGTTGCCCGGGGATTTATACCGCAGCCGGTACGAGCCGCCGCGCAGCCCGTAGATCGAGAGGTTCCACTGGTAGAACTCGCGCCCGCCGCTCGATCCGAGCGGCTCCTTGCTGGCAATGGCGCGCCACGCGTGACTCGAAGTCTCGGCGTTGAACGAAACGCCGACGTTCTGAACGACGGTTCCCGGCGGCGACGGGACGAGCGACGACGGCGGCCGCGGCGGCGATCAGCAACTTCACGTTGCGGAGTTGTCGACGGCGGCGAGATACTTCCTACCGCCCGGTCGCGGGAGCGCGCAAGAGACGCGCGGGTCGCCCGCGGAACTCCCCCTCAGAGGAGAGCCAGAGCAGCGGCACGGACCCGCGCGCTCCCGGTCATGACACTACAAGAAACGAGCGGCGTTCGCACTCCGTGACGCCCGCCGGCGCTTCGTTTAGATGCCGGCGTACCACTCGTAGCCTTCGTCCTCCCAGTAACCGCCGTTGCCCGAGTAGATCTTCGCGAAACTGCCGACGAGCTCGATGCGCGCGATCCACTTCGCGCTCTTATAGCCGAGCTGCGTCGGCACTCGCAGGCGCACCGGAGCGCCGTGATCGGGATCGAGCGGGGCATCGTTGAGACGCAGCGCGAGCAGCGTCTGCGGATGGCGCGCTTGGTGGAGGTCGAGGCTCTCGTAGTAAAGGTTGCCCGCGCCGTCGTTATCCATGCAGCGAAAGACCGCGTAGCGGGCATCGTCGCGCGGCCTCACCGCGTCGAGGAGGTCGGAGAGGCGCACGCCGCTCCACTTGCCGATCGCGCTCCAGCCCTCGACGCAGTCGTGGCGCGTTATCTGGGTCTGTTGCGGTAGTGCGTACAGCTCGCCCAGGTCGAAGGCGCGCGGCCGATCGACCGCGCCGTCCACGACGAGGCGGTACGACGCGAATTGCCCCGCGAGCAGGCGCGCGTAGTTGGCATCCGAGGGCGTCGCGAAGCCGTTGACGCGAAACTGACGGTCGACGTCGCCCTCGCGATACTCGCGCGCGAGGCCGCGCGTTCCGATCAGCGCGTGATTCAGCGTCTCGGCCGAGGCGAGCGCGCGCTCGACGCCCCGGTTCTGGCTGAGCGCCGCGCTGATCGGCCCGCATCCGGCGAGCGCCGAGAGCGACGAGGCGACGAAGAGCCGGCGCTTC includes:
- a CDS encoding carboxyl transferase domain-containing protein, whose protein sequence is MAVLESRLDRRSPAFEENARRMERLVAELRERLVAVRAGGGPDAVEKHRKRQKLTARERIERLIDPGSDFLELSPLAAFEMYENGSPAAGIVTGVGIVEGQHCVIVANDATVKGGTYYPMTVKKHLRAQEIAEQNHLPCIYLVDSGGAFLPLQAEVFPDRDHFGRIFYNQARMSGKRIAQIAAVMGSCTAGGAYVPAMSDETVIVKGQGTIFLGGPPLVKAATGEEVTAEELGGADVHTRVSGVADHFANDDPQALAIVREIVANLHLELPRQWDRIEPQPPKYDPRDIYGIIPADSRIGYDVREIVARLVDGSEFHEFKSRYGTTLVCGFARIEGHPIGILANNGILFSESALKGAHFIELCAQRGTPLLFLQNITGFMVGKEYENRGIAKDGAKLVTAVACAEVPKFTVVIGGSFGAGNYGMNGRAYAPRQLWMWPNARISVMGGPQAASVLSTVKGEMTAAEKAAFEAPILEKYEREGSPYYSTARLWDDGIIDPLDTRRVIAIGLDAAAHAPQPRTHFGVFRM
- a CDS encoding molybdopterin-dependent oxidoreductase, translating into MKRRLFVASSLSALAGCGPISAALSQNRGVERALASAETLNHALIGTRGLAREYREGDVDRQFRVNGFATPSDANYARLLAGQFASYRLVVDGAVDRPRAFDLGELYALPQQTQITRHDCVEGWSAIGKWSGVRLSDLLDAVRPRDDARYAVFRCMDNDGAGNLYYESLDLHQARHPQTLLALRLNDAPLDPDHGAPVRLRVPTQLGYKSAKWIARIELVGSFAKIYSGNGGYWEDEGYEWYAGI